The genomic interval TTGCACGATGTCCTAGCGGCCCTGACAAGCCTATCATGGAGGCTCAGTTGCGTAAGGTGATCACCGAGGCGTATAACACCAATACTGCATATTCGATCGATTGGAGTAAAATGGTGCTCCCCGTTTTCCTgcccaccaacaacggctACACGAATAGTAACAACAATGGTCACATGAACAACAACGGCTACAACCACAacctcaacaccaacaataAGAAACGACCTGCATTTGACACTAACAAGAAACAGTTCAACTCCACGATGCCCCCaaagaagacgaagacCAACAGCAAGCATGGGGAGGGCTATGTGGAGAACATCGGAAGCATATCGCGGAAAGACCGACAGATGCGTTTCATGCGCGAGCAACAAGCGGTAGTCGGCAACGCTAACGCGTCCCCAGCCCCCGAAGTGACCACCGACCAGCCTCTTGTAGGACGAAGTACTGccctggagaagaagtaccTGCGGCTGACCTCCGCCCCTAATCCCGATACTGTTCGGCCCGTGGACGTGCTGGAACGCAccctggagctgctgatGACCAAGTGGAAGCAGGACCAGAACTACGCATACATCTGTGACCAGTTTAAGTCGATGCGGCAAGACCTAACGGTGCAGCGTATTCGAACGACATTCACGGTCAAGGTATACGAAATTCACGCCCGTATCGCGTTGGAAAAGAGCGACCTGGGCGAGTACAACCAGTGTCAGGCGCAACTTAAGACGCTGTACGAAGAGGGCCTGCCCGGCAACCGGCTGGAGTTTCTTGCCTACCGGCTGCTGTACTTGCTGCACACACAGAACAAGCAAGAGGTTGGCGACATTTTggttgagctgctggacgacGAAGAGGCAGCAAACTACGAGCCTGTGCAGCACGCGCTGCAGGTGAAGACAGCCATGATGACTCGCAACTATGTAGAGCTGTTTCAGCTGTATCGAACGGCTCCCCTGATGAGTGGCTACGTGATGGACAGCTTTGTGGGGCGAGAACGTATTTTGGCTCTTTGTAAACTGACGCGGTCTTTTAGACCGACTATTCCTTTAGAAACGATTTCCGAGTGGCTGGGATTTGAGTCGGAGGGCGAGTGCACCGAGTGGTTGGAGGGGCTGGGCGTGGCGCAGTTCATGGGTCCCAAGGGTCTGAG from Yarrowia lipolytica chromosome 1F, complete sequence carries:
- a CDS encoding uncharacterized protein (Compare to YALI0F27489g, weakly similar to uniprot|Q9UUM3 Schizosaccharomyces pombe hypothetical protein and uniprot|Q12049 Saccharomyces cerevisiae YPR045c unknown function, similar to Saccharomyces cerevisiae YPR045C; ancestral locus Anc_7.471), producing the protein MNHKCEYNRGNCHVTKHVTNTDTPVNSRLSLARPPVQPPPPPPTSGSASDWPEGLKQFAAACFARCPSGPDKPIMEAQLRKVITEAYNTNTAYSIDWSKMVLPVFLPTNNGYTNSNNNGHMNNNGYNHNLNTNNKKRPAFDTNKKQFNSTMPPKKTKTNSKHGEGYVENIGSISRKDRQMRFMREQQAVVGNANASPAPEVTTDQPLVGRSTALEKKYLRLTSAPNPDTVRPVDVLERTLELLMTKWKQDQNYAYICDQFKSMRQDLTVQRIRTTFTVKVYEIHARIALEKSDLGEYNQCQAQLKTLYEEGLPGNRLEFLAYRLLYLLHTQNKQEVGDILVELLDDEEAANYEPVQHALQVKTAMMTRNYVELFQLYRTAPLMSGYVMDSFVGRERILALCKLTRSFRPTIPLETISEWLGFESEGECTEWLEGLGVAQFMGPKGLSSKETYPVVEGHRQQAFMKIDIKGQI